The following coding sequences lie in one Lolium perenne isolate Kyuss_39 chromosome 2, Kyuss_2.0, whole genome shotgun sequence genomic window:
- the LOC139835786 gene encoding uncharacterized protein, producing MLMQTQLLQQMAATLANQNQNQNQNQNQNPPPPQSKLADFMRTKPPTFAGSADPIEADDWLKDIRRKLNLVSVNAQDRVKYAAHQLQGVAADWWENYCEAHDDGEGITWNEFAESFRTAHIPAGLMELKRDEFRALVQGKMSVSEYWDRFTQLSRYGRADIPTEADKISKFLRGVNLGLKDRLVSHDFANFQSLVNKAILQENSKNELEEHRKRKAPQGQYGTGSSRHKNNNNPGYRGSGAKPAKPNHNASYGAYRTPRAEVRGNHANTAGRTCYNCGEEGHFVAACPGKNNTGATPVKFNLGSAAKTPAAGRGRGILPTPGGAPHASGQQGRGQVNHVTAEQAHEASDVVLDVFPDELPGLPPDREIEFAIELVPGTAPIAKRPYRMPADELAEMKKQIEELLEKGYVRPSTSPWGAPVLFVKKKDGTMRMELLSSLR from the exons ATGCTGATGCAGACACAGCTACTGCAGCAGATGGCTGCCACTCTGGCGAACCAGAATCAGAACCAAAACCAAAACCAGAATCAGAATCCTCCTCCACCGCAGTCCAAACTCGCAGATTTCATGAGGACGAAGCCACCCACCTTTGCGGGATCAGCGGATCCTATTGAGGCGGATGATTGGCTGAAGGATATTCGACGGAAACTCAACCTGGTGAGTGTTAACGCTCAAGACCGTGTGAAGTATGCTGCGCACCAACTCCAGGGTGTGGCCGCGGATTGGTGGGAGAACTATTGTGAGGCACATGATGATGGCGAGGGGATCACGTGGAATGAGTTTGCTGAATCATTTCGCACTGCACACATTCCAGCTGGTCTCATGGAGCTGAAGAGGGATGAATTTCGAGCTCTGGTTCAGGGGAAGATGTCAGTCTCTGAGTACTGGGACCGTTTCACCCAGTTATCTCGCTATGGAAGGGCGGATATTCCCACTGAGGCTGATAAGATTTCTAAGTTTCTGAGGGGCGTCAACCTAGGTCTGAAGGATAGGTTGGTGTCTCATGATTTTGCCAACTTCCAGAGTTTGGTCAACAAGGCTATTCTTCAGGAGAATTCAAAGAACGAACTTGAGGAACACCGCAAGCGCAAGGCACCGCAAGGTCAGTATGGGACAGGGAGTTCACGCCATAAGAACAATAACAACCCAGGATACCGTGGATCAGGTGCAAAGCCGGCGAAGCCTAATCACAATGCTTCGTATGGTGCCTATCGTACTCCGAGAGCTGAAGTCAGAGGGAATCATGCCAACACCGCTGGGAGGACATGCTACAACTGTGGCGAAGAGGGCCACTTTGTTGCTGCATGCCCGGGAAAGAATAACACCGGGGCGACACCAGTGAAGTTCAACTTGGGGTCCGCCGCCAAGACGCCAGCAGCGGGACGTGGAAGAGGCATACTGCCTACCCCGGGAGGCGCACCTCATGCCTCAGGGCAGCAAGGACGTGGCCAAGTCAACCATGTCACGGCGGAACAGGCGCATGAAGCTTCAGATGTTGTCCTTG ATGTTTTCCCGGATGAGTTACCTGGTCTGCCACCAGACCGTGAGATAGAGTTTGCCATCGAGTTAGTCCCAGGCACTGCTCCTATTGCAAAGAGACCATATAGGATGCCGGCAGATGAACTAGCTGAAATGAAGAAGCAAATTGAGGAGCTCTTAGAGAAGGGATATGTTAGACCGAGCACCTCACCTTGGGGAGCACCGGTGTTGTTTGTTAAGAAGAAAGATGGTACCATGCGAAT GGAGCTTCTGTCTTCTCTAAGATAG